In the Arachis ipaensis cultivar K30076 chromosome B10, Araip1.1, whole genome shotgun sequence genome, one interval contains:
- the LOC110268349 gene encoding uncharacterized protein LOC110268349, translating to MLAWSVELSQFDIKFEPRYAIKAQAMADFIAKMTPGNIPPEAWKLHVDGSSNLTSGGAGVILESQNGVVIEQSVRYDFPVSNNQAEYEALLAGLTLASEVGAKILEINTDSQVVSSQINGDYQTRDPLLQQYLAKVNKLKGEFDQIIIQHVPRERNARADLLSKLASTKPGHGNKSLIQEVVKTPSVSLTADTHLTHSHHKSWTHPILQYLLNRELPEDPKEGKRIKREAAGYTVVAGQLYKCGLSQPLLKCVEPGSTEYILREIHEGCCGHHVGGKTLAQKVIRAGYFWHTIIRDSMQLVKNCDKCQRHANIHQAAPHQLSIISAERPFGTWGIDLVGPFPTAPGQLRYLIVAIDYFTKWIEAEPLASITAIQCRKFLWRQIITRFGIPEIIISDNGTQFADTKFKEFLNGLRISHHFSSVEHPQTNGQVESANKIIVKGLKKRLDEAKGLWADELRSVLWSIGDRGRRRRGSLLPTHRRLQPSQRSQPTSHLN from the coding sequence ATGCTAGCATGGTCCGTCGAACTATCCCAATTCGACATCAAGTTCGAACCCCGATACGCAATCAAAGCACAGGccatggccgacttcatcgcaaaAATGACCCCAGGAAACATCCCTCCCGAGGCATGGAAACTACACGTCGACGGCTCCTCGAACCTCACTTCCGGAGGCGCCGGAGTCATTCTGGAAAGCCAAAACGGCGTCGTGATCGAACAATCAGTCAGATACGACTTCCCggtctcaaacaaccaagcagaatacgaggccctccTGGCAGGCCTAACCCTAGCCAGCGAAGTCGGGGCAAAAATCCTGGAGATCAACACGGATTCGCAAGTAGTCAGTTCCCAAATCAACGGAGACTACCAAACGCGAGATCCCCTACTACAACAATACCTCGCCAAGGTCAACAAACTAAAAGGAGAATTCGACCAGATAATCATACAGCACGTCCCAAGGGAAAGAAACGCCAGAGCCGACCTCCTCTCTAAACTtgctagcaccaaaccaggacacGGCAACAAATCGCTAATTCAGGAAGTCGTCAAAACGCCGTCCGTATCCTTAACAGCCGACACCCACCTAACACACTCCCACCACAAGTCATGGACCCACCCCATCCTACAATACCTCCTCAACAGGGAACTGCCCGAAGACCCTAAAGAGGGAAAACGAATAAAAAGGGAGGCCGCCGGTTATACGGTTGTCGCAGGACAACTATACAAATGCGGACtctcgcaacccctgctcaaatgcgtCGAGCCCGGGAGCACGGAATACATACTACGCGAAATCCACGAAGGCTGTTGCGGCCACCACGTCGGAGGTAAAACCCTTGCCCAAAAAGTCATCCGCGCCGGCTACTTCTGGCACACGATCATCCGGGACTCCATGCAACTAGTGAAAAACTGCGATAAATGTCAACGACACGCTAACATCCACCAAGCCGCCCCACATCAGCTCAGCATCATATCGGCAGAACGGCCATTCGGCACCTGGGGGATCGACCTTGTCGGACCTTTTCCCACGGCACCAGGCCAACTCCGATATCTCATCGTTGCCATAGACTATTTCACCAAATGGATCGAGGCCGAGCCGCTAGCCTCTATCACGGCGATCCAATGTCGAAAATTCCTTTGGCGACAAATCATCACCCGattcgggatccccgagatcatcatctcggacaacggaacccaGTTCGCCGACACCAAATTCAAGGAATTCCTAAACGGGCTACGCATATCCCACCACTTtagctcggtagaacacccccaaacaaacggacaAGTGGAATCAGCAAACAAAATAATAGTCAAAGGCCTCAAGAAACGactcgacgaagccaaaggactatGGGCAGACGAACTCAGATCGGTCTTATGGTCAATTGGAGACAGGGGTCGAAGGAGACGAGGATCCCTCCTCCCGACCCATCGCCGCCTTCAACCTAGCCAGAGAAGTCAGcccaccagccatctcaactga
- the LOC110268350 gene encoding uncharacterized protein LOC110268350, with product MASTSNAAGSSNNPRSFGSIMRRMNRNREARLPEWCVCGSRPVLRWSGTDSNPGRPFLGCPNYNTMGKKWCGLFLWVDKVLEDAMPYDDRTRHSVDDEEWKMKMAWKFGKLEAEIRVLKWGEF from the exons ATGGCTAGCACGAGCAATGCAGCTGGGAGCTCGAACAACCCACGATCATTTGGAAGCATCATGAGGAGAATGAACAGAAACAGAGAAGCTCGTTTGCCAGAATGGTGTGTCTGCGGGTCGAGACCGGTGCTGCGGTGGTCAGGGACGGATTCTAATCCAGGGAGACCGTTCCTGGGTTGCCCAAACTACAAT ACAATGGGTAAGAAATGGTGTGGATTATTTTTGTGGGTTGATAAAGTTTTGGAAGATGCCATGCCATATGATGATAGAACAAGACATTCAGTTGATGATGAGGAATGGAAGATGAAGATGGCTTGGAAATTTGGTAAATTAGAAGCTGAAATTAGGGTTCTAAAATGGGGGGAATTTTGA